One Serpentinicella alkaliphila DNA segment encodes these proteins:
- a CDS encoding HD-GYP domain-containing protein produces MPFIPFHMLASGMRLKEDLYNNSGLKLLPKGTFISDNLIEYLNRWDLPAINIENDMEVIDSNIPEESRQISRDQEYDNRYISSTEKVVQFIDGLRGCSKLKLDEIRSVVDEIMQYTDIYRTMDTINRLRQEDKYTYQHCINVSIYSMFIGKWLNLEKSALKKLSYSALLHDIGKERISKNIIQKPGKLTNAEYIEIKKHPIYGYELIRSNTKFSLDIAMGVLQHHEKEDGSGYPLGLSGKSIHLFGKIIAVADIFDAMTSERAYKGKQSPFRTAEQLQENSFGELDPYIVTTFIRKLADFYIGSTVVLNTGEVGQIIMKIPTSPTRPLIKSNEKYIDLSRNSDLFIQDVLSI; encoded by the coding sequence ATGCCATTTATTCCTTTTCACATGCTTGCTTCAGGAATGCGTTTAAAAGAAGACCTCTACAATAATAGTGGTCTTAAACTTTTGCCTAAAGGAACTTTTATTTCAGATAATCTAATCGAGTATTTAAATAGGTGGGACCTTCCAGCCATTAATATTGAAAATGATATGGAAGTAATAGATTCTAATATACCTGAAGAAAGCCGACAAATCAGTAGAGATCAGGAATATGATAACAGATATATAAGCTCAACAGAAAAAGTTGTACAATTTATCGATGGATTAAGGGGTTGTAGTAAGCTAAAGCTCGATGAAATAAGATCAGTTGTCGATGAAATTATGCAATATACAGACATCTATCGCACAATGGATACAATCAACAGATTAAGGCAAGAAGATAAATATACGTACCAACACTGTATAAACGTTAGTATCTATTCTATGTTTATAGGCAAATGGCTTAATTTAGAAAAGTCTGCCCTAAAAAAACTTTCATACTCCGCCCTACTTCATGATATAGGAAAAGAAAGAATTTCGAAAAATATAATTCAAAAACCCGGAAAACTAACTAATGCTGAATATATCGAAATCAAAAAGCATCCTATTTACGGATACGAACTAATTAGGAGTAATACAAAATTCAGTTTAGATATTGCTATGGGTGTACTACAGCATCATGAAAAAGAAGATGGTTCTGGTTACCCTTTAGGTCTTTCAGGCAAAAGCATTCACCTATTTGGTAAGATAATTGCCGTTGCAGATATTTTTGATGCCATGACATCAGAAAGGGCATATAAAGGAAAGCAGTCTCCATTTAGAACAGCTGAGCAGCTTCAAGAGAATTCTTTTGGCGAGTTAGACCCATACATAGTTACAACCTTTATTAGAAAACTTGCAGACTTTTATATAGGGTCTACCGTAGTATTAAATACTGGTGAAGTAGGACAGATAATAATGAAAATTCCTACTAGCCCAACTAGGCCTTTAATCAAATCTAACGAAAAGTATATTGACCTTAGTAGAAATAGTGACTTATTTATTCAAGATGTGTTAAGTATATAG
- a CDS encoding Fic family protein produces MFLRLHKVILRESRVKTRSPSEYRKVQNFIGPTTKIEDATYIPPEPQFVTQYMSNLEKYINDEFEDNFGVLSRAAIIHGQFETIHPFLDCNGRLGRILIIIYLLDKKVITHPTFFVSEELEKNKYKYYVLLNGLRTENPKWKEWIIFYLHASIKQAEKYIAKLLDIENMYNILIDFAKKVKISLDTILFIFKKPIFTVNGMKDDLGISYNIAKRYTNKLLESGKIYADDKKRNTIYRFYDLIDKL; encoded by the coding sequence ATGTTTCTAAGATTACATAAAGTTATATTAAGGGAAAGTAGAGTAAAAACTAGAAGTCCTAGTGAATACAGGAAGGTACAAAATTTTATTGGTCCCACAACAAAAATAGAAGATGCTACATATATACCTCCAGAACCTCAATTTGTTACTCAGTATATGAGTAATTTAGAAAAATATATTAATGACGAATTCGAAGATAATTTTGGAGTTTTATCAAGAGCAGCTATAATACATGGTCAATTTGAAACTATTCATCCATTCTTAGATTGTAACGGAAGATTAGGTAGAATATTAATAATTATTTATCTGTTAGATAAAAAAGTAATTACTCATCCAACATTTTTTGTAAGTGAGGAACTCGAAAAGAATAAGTATAAGTACTATGTACTATTAAACGGTTTAAGGACTGAGAACCCAAAGTGGAAAGAATGGATAATTTTTTACCTACACGCATCAATAAAACAAGCGGAAAAATATATAGCAAAACTACTGGATATCGAAAATATGTACAATATATTAATAGATTTTGCTAAGAAAGTGAAGATAAGCTTAGATACGATTTTATTTATCTTTAAAAAACCAATTTTCACAGTAAATGGTATGAAAGATGATTTAGGTATAAGTTATAATATTGCTAAAAGATATACTAATAAATTACTTGAATCTGGTAAAATTTATGCTGATGATAAGAAAAGGAATACAATTTATAGATTCTATGATTTGATAGATAAATTGTAA